Within the Flavobacterium sp. N502536 genome, the region ACCAGGCTTTAAAAGGTTTGGGAGCAACTGCAAGAATGGTTATCTTACCTAAGGAAGCACACAGTTATGTGGCCAAAGAAAACATCCTGCACCTGTTATGGGAACAAGATCAGTTTTTAGAAAAATACTTAAAAAACTAGATTAACCTAATCTATAAAACAAACCTGACAGGTTTTTGAAACCTGTCGGGTTTAATATAAAAAGCCCTAAACTTACAGTAAGTTTAGGGCTTTTATTTTATAGGTAATTCAAACCTAGAAATATTTCCTGTTCCAGAGGCAAATCTATTTCACTTTCAAAAAACACCAGTTGTCTTTTATAAACCGTTTCAATGAGATAGTGATTTCCTCTAAAATAAGTTCTTCTGATTTTTACCGGCAGATTCGATTCGGTAACCATTTTAAACTGATGCGGATACACCAGCGTTTTATGCGTTTGATCTTCATAAGGAACCAACAAATGCGTCGGGACCTCGTTTACCTCTCCAAAAAGCGAGGCTACATACTTTGTTTCGGGATCCTCGTAAATTTTGGTTGGATTATCCTTAATAATGATTTCTCCGTTTCGCATCACAATTGCTTCATCGGCAAATGACAAAGCATCTGTACTATCATGTGTTGCAATGATACAGGTAATTCCTTTTTGCTTTAAGTAACGAAATAAGTTTCGGCGCAATGCATTTTTTCGGAAAGCATCAATTTGACTGAAGGGTTCATCCAATAAAATGACTTCGGGTTCTAAAGCCAGAACTCGCACCAAAGCAACTCTTTGCTGCTGTCCTCCACTCAAAAACTTAGCTTTTACATTCGAGAACTGCTCCATTTCTACCATTTCCAACAGCTCCTGAACGCGCAGTTTTTTCATATTTGCAAAACCATTCGACAGAAACTTCCCTACATTTTCAGCTACTGTTTCAAAAGGAGACAAATCAAAATCCTGTGCCAGATATTTCATAAAAGGCATTCCGGGAATCAGATTGTATTTTGGACCTAAAATAGGTTTTTCATTGTAAAAAATCTTGCCTTCGTCTAAGTTGTACAAACCGTACATTAACTTTAGAAGTGTACTTTTTCCACAGCCGCTTTCGCCAATAATGGCAATATTCTCACCTTTATTTATGGTAAAAGAAACGTTTTTTATAACAGGGTTTTCGGTGTACGAAAAAGAAATATTTTGAATGTCAAGCATGGGTCGTATTTGAAAGGCCAAATTTACAATGTTTAATTTCTAAAGTCAAAAAAAAGCTGCTTCAATTATGAAACAGCTTTTAAGAAATTTTATTGCGTTTGAAAACTATTTTCCAGCCTGAGCTTTAGCGTCATTTACCATTTTGTCATTTGCAGTGATCGAAAACTCTACACGACGGTTTTGCGCTCTTCCTTCCGGAGTATCGTTTGGTGCAATTGGATCAACAATACCTAAACCTGAAGTTTTGAAACGGCTTGATTTTAATCCTTTTGAAACCAAATAAGCTTGCACAGAAGCTGCTCTTTGTCCTGAAAGTGTCAAGTTGTATTCTGGTCTTCCTGTATTATCAGTGTATCCGAAAATTTGAATATCCGTATCTCCGTATTCAGTAAATACAGGTACCAATTTATCTAAATTTGCTTTAGCCTGAGATGTTAAAGAAGATTTATTCGTATCAAAACGAACTGCATTTTCATTTAAAGTTAAGTGAATTCCTTCTCCTACTCTTTCTACATCTGCACCTGGTAAAGCCTGATCAATTTCACGGGCTTGTTTGTCCATTTTATTTCCAATAAGAGCACCAGTTCCTCCACCTACAGCAGCTCCAATTGCAGCTCCTAAGGCAGCGTTTCCGCCTTTTCCTAGGTTATTTCCTAAAACAGCACCTATGATACCACCCGCAACCACTCCAATTCCGGCTCCTTTTTGAGTATTATTTGCATTCTTTACCGAATCACAACTTGTAAAAAAACTTGCCAATACAAGTAAACTACTCAAACCTAAAACTGTTATTTTTCTCATCTTTCTCTATTTTTAATATTAATTGGCTCTTTGAAACTGGTAAACTACATCTTTCGTTTGTCCACCCACATTAATGTTATCGATCAACTGAAATGAACTTTCAGTTAAACCTGCAACTTTTAGTAAGTAGCCATCTCTCACTTTTTTTGCTTTGATACCCGCATCCAGAATTTTAAGTACAAACAATCCCTGATTGTTAATACTCCAAACAATCGGAGAACTAAATCCGGTACAGCTTGCTGCTGTCAAAGCCATCGTTCCCTTATTATTATTGGAGATAAAACTCCACGTACTTCCAATAAAACATTTAGAATCTGCAAGATCGAAAGAATTTACCTTGATATACTCAGAACCTGGATAAGATACATTGGTTAATACCCAATTTCCTTTAAGAGCTACTTGAGAAGGTCTGTCAAGTTTAGTCGATAACGTAGTTGCTCCGGATGAAGCTGTTGTAGACGAAGCTGATTTACACGCGAAAAACATCGTGGCGATCATGCAAATGAAAATAATTTTCTTCATTTTGTACATTTTTTTTAGAGTTAATACTGACACGTTTAACAATTATTATACCACAAAGATACAATTCATAGGGATACCCTCGGTTTCAGAATCTAATTATTTTCTTTCAAAATTAACACTTGCGCCATTTTGTCACCTAAAAAAACATTGGTATTCTATTTGAAGAAATGAAAATCATCACATTAAACTAAAAAATTAAAAAATATGACAACAGGTAAAATTAATGTTTCGGTAGAAAACATCTTTCCCTTAATCAAAAAATTCTTATACAGCGATCACGAAATTTTCTTGCGTGAGCTGGTTTCAAACGGAACGGATGCTACTTTAAAGCTAAAACACCTTATTAGTATTGGTGAAGCTAAAGTAGAATACGGAAATCCGGTTATTGAAATTAAAGTAGACAAAGAAGGTAAAAAAATTCACATTATCGATCAGGGTCTGGGAATGACAGCTGACGAAGTTGAAAAATACATCAATCAGGTTGCCTTTTCAGGAGCTGAAGAATTCCTGGACAAATACAAAGATTCTGCTAAAGATTCTGGTATTATTGGTCACTTTGGTCTTGGTTTCTATTCTGCCTTTATGGTTGCAGAAAAAGTAGAAATCATCACCAAATCATACAAAGACGAACCAGCTGCACACTGGACTTGCGACGGAAGCCCTGAATTTACTTTAGAGCCAGCTGACAAGACTTCACGTGGTACTGAAATCATTTTACATATTGCCGAAGATTCTCTTGAGTTTTTAGAAGATTCAAAAATCAGCGGATTATTGAATAAATACAACAAGTTTATGCCAGTTCCAATTAAATTTGGAACCAGAACAGAGACGCTTCCAAAACCGGAAGATGCTCCGGAGGACTACGTAAATGAGACTGTTGAAATCGACAATATCATCAACAACCCAACTCCGGCATGGACAAAGCAACCAAGTGAGTTATCTGACGAAGATTACAAAAACTTCTACAGAGAATTATACCCAATGCAGTTTGAAGACCCATTGTTCAACATCCACTTAAATGTAGATTATCCTTTCAACTTAACCGGAATTTTATACTTCCCTAAGTTAGGTTCGGACATGCAGATTCAAAAAGATAAAATTCAGTTGTACCAAAACCAGGTTTACGTTACCGACAACGTAGAAGGAATTGTACCTGAATTTTTAACGATGTTAAAAGGTGTTATCGACTCTCCGGACATTCCATTGAACGTTTCCCGTTCAGGATTACAAGCCGATGGTGCAGTTAAGAAAATCTCAAACTACATTACCCGTAAAGTAGCCGATAAACTAAAAGCTTTATTCAACGAAAACCGTGCTGATTTTGAGCAAAAATGGAACGATATTAAAATCGTTTTAGAGTACGGAATGCTTTCTGAAGATAAATTCTACGAAAAAGCAGGTGCATTTGTATTGTATCCAACAGTGGACAACACTTACTTTACACTTGAAGAATTAAAAGAAAAACTAAAAGAAAACCAAACCGACAAAGACGGAAAACTGGTAATTCTTTATGCAGGAAACAAAGATGCACAGCACTCTTATATTGAAACAGCAAAAGAAAAAGGATACCAAGTATTACTTTTAGATTCGCCAATTATCTCACATTTAATTCAAAAAATTGAAGGTGACAACAGCGGTTTAACTTTTGTACGCGTCGATTCTGACCATAT harbors:
- a CDS encoding ABC transporter ATP-binding protein; the protein is MLDIQNISFSYTENPVIKNVSFTINKGENIAIIGESGCGKSTLLKLMYGLYNLDEGKIFYNEKPILGPKYNLIPGMPFMKYLAQDFDLSPFETVAENVGKFLSNGFANMKKLRVQELLEMVEMEQFSNVKAKFLSGGQQQRVALVRVLALEPEVILLDEPFSQIDAFRKNALRRNLFRYLKQKGITCIIATHDSTDALSFADEAIVMRNGEIIIKDNPTKIYEDPETKYVASLFGEVNEVPTHLLVPYEDQTHKTLVYPHQFKMVTESNLPVKIRRTYFRGNHYLIETVYKRQLVFFESEIDLPLEQEIFLGLNYL
- a CDS encoding OmpA family protein; the encoded protein is MRKITVLGLSSLLVLASFFTSCDSVKNANNTQKGAGIGVVAGGIIGAVLGNNLGKGGNAALGAAIGAAVGGGTGALIGNKMDKQAREIDQALPGADVERVGEGIHLTLNENAVRFDTNKSSLTSQAKANLDKLVPVFTEYGDTDIQIFGYTDNTGRPEYNLTLSGQRAASVQAYLVSKGLKSSRFKTSGLGIVDPIAPNDTPEGRAQNRRVEFSITANDKMVNDAKAQAGK
- a CDS encoding lipocalin family protein, with translation MKKIIFICMIATMFFACKSASSTTASSGATTLSTKLDRPSQVALKGNWVLTNVSYPGSEYIKVNSFDLADSKCFIGSTWSFISNNNKGTMALTAASCTGFSSPIVWSINNQGLFVLKILDAGIKAKKVRDGYLLKVAGLTESSFQLIDNINVGGQTKDVVYQFQRAN
- the htpG gene encoding molecular chaperone HtpG codes for the protein MTTGKINVSVENIFPLIKKFLYSDHEIFLRELVSNGTDATLKLKHLISIGEAKVEYGNPVIEIKVDKEGKKIHIIDQGLGMTADEVEKYINQVAFSGAEEFLDKYKDSAKDSGIIGHFGLGFYSAFMVAEKVEIITKSYKDEPAAHWTCDGSPEFTLEPADKTSRGTEIILHIAEDSLEFLEDSKISGLLNKYNKFMPVPIKFGTRTETLPKPEDAPEDYVNETVEIDNIINNPTPAWTKQPSELSDEDYKNFYRELYPMQFEDPLFNIHLNVDYPFNLTGILYFPKLGSDMQIQKDKIQLYQNQVYVTDNVEGIVPEFLTMLKGVIDSPDIPLNVSRSGLQADGAVKKISNYITRKVADKLKALFNENRADFEQKWNDIKIVLEYGMLSEDKFYEKAGAFVLYPTVDNTYFTLEELKEKLKENQTDKDGKLVILYAGNKDAQHSYIETAKEKGYQVLLLDSPIISHLIQKIEGDNSGLTFVRVDSDHIDNLIKKEENTISKLSDEEKETLKTSLETYIPKAYSVQLEAMDSQAAPFIITQPEFMRRMKEMSQSGGGGMFGMGNMPEMYNLIVNTNSDLATSILNTEDKTHQEHLVKQALDLAKLSQNLLKGEALTAFVKRSFEMIK